In Chryseobacterium shigense, the following proteins share a genomic window:
- the trpA gene encoding tryptophan synthase subunit alpha — protein MKKLNIYFTAGIPQLEDTADIIKLIQNSGADMMEIGMPYSDPVADGLVIQQAHELALRNGMTIEKLFFQLKTVKNDIHIPVILMGYINPVLSFGFERFCRECSESGVSGLIIPDLPPIEFENNYQSILKNYNLNFTFLVTPETSDERILYLDSLSSGFLYAVSSSSTTGNDNAVLKNENYLSRLASLPIKNPVMIGFGIKSKDDFENVTEKAAGGIIGTAFVSTLLNHKDWKNAAIDFIHAVKG, from the coding sequence ATGAAAAAACTAAATATATATTTCACAGCAGGAATTCCACAACTGGAAGATACCGCTGATATTATAAAGCTCATTCAAAATTCCGGTGCTGATATGATGGAAATCGGAATGCCTTATTCTGATCCTGTGGCGGACGGTCTGGTGATTCAGCAGGCTCACGAGCTGGCTTTAAGAAACGGAATGACTATTGAAAAACTGTTTTTCCAGCTGAAAACCGTAAAAAATGACATTCATATTCCTGTTATTCTGATGGGATACATCAATCCTGTATTGAGCTTTGGCTTTGAAAGATTCTGCCGGGAATGTTCAGAAAGTGGTGTTTCAGGGCTTATCATTCCTGATCTTCCCCCTATTGAATTTGAAAATAATTATCAGTCAATCTTAAAAAATTATAACCTTAATTTTACGTTTCTGGTTACCCCTGAAACATCGGATGAAAGAATTCTGTATCTGGATTCTTTAAGTTCAGGATTTTTGTACGCGGTAAGTTCATCATCTACGACAGGAAATGACAATGCCGTGCTGAAAAATGAAAACTATTTGTCAAGGCTTGCTTCTCTTCCCATCAAAAATCCTGTGATGATAGGTTTTGGGATCAAATCAAAAGACGATTTCGAAAATGTCACAGAAAAAGCTGCCGGTGGAATTATAGGAACAGCCTTTGTCAGTACCCTGCTGAACCATAAAGACTGGAAGAATGCTGCCATAGATTTTATCCATGCTGTGAAAGGTTAA
- the trpB gene encoding tryptophan synthase subunit beta, which yields MNYKNPDEHGYYGEFGGAFIPEMLYPNVEELQKNYLKIIESEEFQNEYQDLLKNYVGRATPLYFAKNLSQKYNTRIYLKREDLNHTGAHKINNALGQVLLAKRLGKNRIIAETGAGQHGVATATACALLGLECIVYMGEVDIQRQAPNVARMKMLGAEVIPATSGSKTLKDAVNEALRDWINNPVTTHYVIGSVVGPHPFPDLVARFQSIISKEIREQLQEKTGRKNPDYVIACVGGGSNAAGTFYHFVEEKDVKIIAAEAGGLGVNSGKSAATTFLGTLGVLHGSKSLVMQTEDGQVIEPHSISAGLDYPGIGPFHAHLFKEKRAEFFSINDEEALKSAFELTKLEGIIPALESSHALAVLDKKKFGEDEIIVICLSGRGDKDMETYLREIRS from the coding sequence ATGAATTATAAAAACCCCGATGAACACGGATATTATGGTGAATTTGGAGGCGCTTTCATCCCTGAAATGCTTTACCCGAATGTAGAGGAGCTGCAAAAAAACTATCTTAAGATCATAGAATCTGAAGAATTTCAGAACGAATACCAGGATCTGCTTAAAAACTATGTAGGACGCGCTACACCGCTTTACTTTGCTAAAAATTTAAGCCAAAAATACAATACCCGGATTTATTTAAAAAGAGAAGACCTCAACCATACAGGAGCCCATAAAATCAATAATGCCCTGGGACAGGTTCTTCTGGCAAAGCGCCTCGGAAAAAACAGAATTATTGCCGAAACAGGAGCCGGACAGCACGGAGTGGCCACAGCTACGGCCTGCGCCCTGCTTGGCCTGGAATGCATCGTTTATATGGGAGAAGTCGATATTCAGCGCCAGGCCCCGAATGTAGCAAGAATGAAAATGCTGGGTGCAGAAGTTATTCCTGCAACATCCGGTTCAAAAACCCTGAAAGATGCTGTAAATGAAGCCCTCAGAGACTGGATCAATAATCCCGTGACCACTCATTACGTGATAGGAAGTGTAGTTGGACCCCACCCTTTTCCGGATCTGGTAGCCAGATTTCAAAGTATCATTTCGAAGGAGATCAGGGAACAGCTGCAAGAGAAAACCGGAAGAAAAAATCCTGATTACGTAATTGCCTGTGTAGGCGGAGGAAGCAATGCTGCAGGGACTTTTTATCATTTTGTAGAAGAAAAGGACGTGAAAATCATTGCTGCGGAAGCCGGCGGTCTGGGTGTTAATTCTGGAAAATCTGCTGCCACAACTTTCCTGGGCACATTAGGTGTTCTTCACGGAAGCAAAAGCCTTGTGATGCAGACAGAAGACGGACAGGTCATTGAACCCCATTCCATCTCTGCCGGTCTTGATTACCCGGGAATAGGCCCTTTCCATGCTCATTTGTTTAAAGAAAAACGGGCGGAATTCTTCAGCATTAATGATGAGGAAGCTTTAAAATCTGCTTTTGAACTGACAAAGCTGGAAGGAATTATCCCGGCATTGGAAAGCTCCCATGCGCTTGCCGTTTTAGATAAAAAGAAATTTGGTGAAGATGAGATTATCGTGATCTGCCTGAGCGGACGCGGAGATAAGGATATGGAAACGTATTTAAGAGAAATTAGAAGTTAG
- the trpD gene encoding anthranilate phosphoribosyltransferase codes for MKEILQYLFNHQTLSKSEAKAMMIEIAQNKFNSAEVTAFISVFLMRNITLQELEGFREALLQMTVPVKLDAIDTIDIVGTGGDGKNTINISTLASFVVAGTGQKVAKHGNYGASATTGSSNVMEELGYQFKKDSDQLNKDLEKANICFLHAPYFHPALQSVGALRKALGLRTFFNLLGPLVNPAKPKYSVIGVYNLEIARIYQYLLQKEEREFILVHGLDGYDEISLTQDTKIITKSGEEIHSAEDLGFDSVSPESIKGGETPQESAKIFRNILEGKGTVQQNSVVLANASTALFHTRKFGTYEDCIALTKESLESGKALRSLELLING; via the coding sequence ATGAAAGAGATTCTCCAATACCTGTTCAACCATCAGACCTTATCCAAATCCGAGGCAAAGGCTATGATGATCGAGATTGCTCAGAATAAATTCAATTCCGCAGAAGTAACTGCCTTCATCAGCGTATTTCTGATGCGGAATATTACCTTGCAGGAACTGGAAGGTTTCAGGGAAGCACTGCTCCAGATGACTGTTCCTGTAAAACTTGATGCTATAGATACCATAGATATTGTAGGAACCGGAGGAGACGGGAAAAATACGATCAATATCTCAACTCTGGCAAGCTTTGTAGTTGCCGGGACGGGACAGAAAGTGGCAAAACACGGGAATTACGGAGCTTCTGCCACTACCGGATCATCCAATGTAATGGAAGAGCTCGGCTATCAGTTCAAAAAAGATTCAGATCAGTTGAATAAAGATCTTGAAAAAGCCAATATCTGTTTCCTGCACGCTCCTTACTTTCATCCTGCACTTCAGTCTGTTGGTGCATTAAGGAAAGCATTGGGATTGAGAACATTTTTTAATCTTCTGGGACCGCTGGTTAATCCTGCGAAACCAAAATATTCGGTCATTGGAGTTTATAACCTTGAAATTGCAAGGATCTATCAATATCTTCTGCAAAAAGAAGAACGCGAATTTATTCTTGTACATGGCCTTGACGGATATGATGAAATAAGCCTGACCCAGGACACTAAGATCATTACAAAAAGTGGTGAAGAGATCCATTCTGCCGAAGATCTGGGCTTTGATTCTGTAAGTCCGGAAAGCATTAAAGGAGGTGAAACTCCCCAGGAATCTGCAAAGATTTTCAGGAATATTCTGGAAGGAAAAGGTACGGTACAACAAAATTCTGTGGTTCTTGCGAATGCATCAACCGCTCTTTTCCACACCCGGAAATTCGGAACCTATGAAGATTGCATTGCCCTAACCAAAGAAAGCCTGGAAAGCGGAAAAGCACTGAGAAGCCTGGAATTATTGATTAATGGTTAA
- a CDS encoding helix-turn-helix domain-containing protein — translation MIFHFPPKKADVNDNTFLVVENTFFAKFKRENTTTTKTVFLTQDTLVFILRGNKHLHIDNETITVNSNEIIFLRKGIYAMAEYFEEGLNFEAILLFLNPQTVWEVISEYGLNISHAVSNARFLKLSTNKIIEIYKEQLKEYFTDNSLKDKGILLLKQKEILLYILKTMPLPQTMPFWSSVLSTSAENLTYTVEKYLFQKLSLEDLAGLTNRSISTFKREFNTIYGSPPKKWINLKRLEHARLLLNNTQETISQISDQCGFDNSSYFTRLFKNTYGLTPSEFRTNCST, via the coding sequence ATGATTTTTCATTTTCCCCCTAAAAAAGCTGATGTAAATGACAATACTTTCCTGGTTGTTGAAAATACTTTCTTTGCCAAATTTAAAAGGGAGAATACAACAACAACCAAAACAGTTTTCCTTACGCAGGATACACTGGTATTTATTTTAAGGGGGAATAAGCATCTGCATATAGACAATGAAACAATAACAGTCAATTCCAATGAGATCATTTTCTTAAGGAAAGGGATTTATGCAATGGCAGAATATTTTGAGGAAGGACTCAATTTTGAAGCTATTTTATTATTTCTTAACCCTCAGACTGTATGGGAAGTGATCTCAGAATATGGACTGAATATCAGCCACGCTGTTTCTAATGCCCGGTTTCTAAAACTTTCCACCAATAAAATCATTGAAATATATAAAGAGCAGCTAAAGGAATACTTCACCGATAACAGCTTAAAAGACAAAGGGATTTTACTTCTTAAGCAAAAGGAAATTTTGCTGTATATCCTCAAAACAATGCCACTCCCACAGACAATGCCTTTCTGGAGTTCCGTACTTTCAACATCAGCTGAAAATCTGACCTATACAGTTGAAAAGTATTTATTTCAGAAGCTGTCCCTTGAGGATCTTGCAGGGCTTACCAACAGAAGTATTTCTACCTTTAAAAGAGAATTCAACACAATATATGGTTCTCCTCCTAAAAAATGGATCAACCTGAAACGCCTGGAACATGCCAGACTTCTTTTAAACAACACCCAAGAAACAATTTCACAGATTTCAGATCAATGCGGATTCGACAATTCTTCTTATTTTACGAGATTATTTAAAAATACCTACGGACTTACCCCTTCCGAATTCCGGACCAATTGTTCTACATAA
- the lipB gene encoding lipoyl(octanoyl) transferase LipB, whose translation MNTNQNKSVEFEDLGIKEYQPAWDYQESLMKNIIDTKIKNRDLPTEQHITTPNHFLLVEHPHVYTLGKSGHEENMLAGIDKLKEIDATFVKVNRGGDITYHGYGQVVGYPVLDLENFFTDIHLYMRNLEEVIIRTIGEYGLKGERSQGETGVWLDVGKPYARKICAMGVKASRWVTLHGFALNVNTDMRYFEYIIPCGIKDKQVTSLKRELERELSPEEMEDLKAKIRKHFADVFEAELVTKAV comes from the coding sequence ATGAATACAAATCAAAATAAATCAGTAGAATTCGAAGATCTGGGTATAAAAGAATATCAGCCCGCCTGGGATTACCAGGAGAGCCTGATGAAGAACATCATTGATACCAAAATAAAAAACCGCGATTTACCCACGGAACAGCATATAACCACTCCCAATCACTTTTTACTGGTAGAACATCCTCATGTTTACACATTAGGAAAAAGCGGCCATGAAGAAAACATGCTGGCCGGCATCGACAAACTGAAAGAAATTGATGCTACTTTCGTAAAAGTGAACCGTGGCGGAGATATTACCTATCACGGCTACGGGCAGGTTGTAGGTTACCCGGTACTGGATCTTGAAAACTTCTTTACAGACATTCATTTATATATGAGAAATCTGGAAGAAGTAATTATCCGGACTATTGGTGAATATGGTCTTAAAGGAGAGCGCTCACAGGGAGAAACCGGTGTATGGCTGGATGTAGGAAAACCTTATGCCAGAAAGATCTGTGCGATGGGTGTAAAAGCTTCACGGTGGGTTACCCTTCATGGTTTTGCTTTGAATGTGAATACAGATATGCGTTATTTTGAATACATAATTCCCTGCGGAATTAAAGATAAGCAGGTAACCTCCCTGAAAAGAGAGCTTGAAAGAGAACTTTCTCCTGAAGAAATGGAAGACCTGAAAGCAAAGATCAGAAAGCATTTTGCAGATGTTTTTGAAGCAGAGCTTGTTACCAAAGCGGTTTAA
- a CDS encoding SDR family oxidoreductase, which produces MQRFTNKTALITGGTNGMGFATARQFINEGGNVIITGRSEETVDKALKGLGNKASGIISDAGSMKDLMNLQQEVKKYTETIEVLFVNAGYGKFSPIENVDENHFNELFNMLVKGPFFTVQQMLPLMGKGSSVIFNTSVATEIAMPNFSIYSAAKSAVQSFIRTFAAELTERGIRVNGISPGHIKTNIFNNTGLNAEEIENAVHDIISTIPFKRQGEPTEIANSVLFLASEEASYIHGAEIKVDAGISVIR; this is translated from the coding sequence ATGCAGAGATTTACAAACAAAACAGCCCTGATTACCGGCGGAACCAATGGAATGGGATTTGCAACGGCACGGCAATTCATCAATGAAGGCGGAAATGTCATCATTACAGGACGAAGTGAAGAAACAGTAGATAAAGCTTTAAAAGGGTTAGGTAACAAAGCTTCAGGAATCATTTCAGATGCGGGAAGCATGAAAGATCTTATGAATTTACAGCAGGAAGTAAAAAAGTATACGGAAACCATCGAAGTACTCTTCGTTAATGCAGGTTACGGGAAATTTTCACCCATTGAAAATGTAGATGAGAATCACTTTAATGAGCTTTTCAATATGCTTGTTAAAGGGCCTTTCTTCACGGTTCAGCAAATGTTGCCTTTAATGGGGAAGGGAAGCTCAGTTATTTTCAATACTTCGGTAGCAACTGAGATTGCCATGCCCAATTTTTCAATTTATTCTGCGGCAAAATCGGCAGTACAGTCTTTTATTAGAACCTTTGCAGCAGAGCTTACAGAACGTGGAATACGGGTGAACGGAATCAGTCCCGGGCATATTAAAACCAATATTTTTAATAATACAGGCTTGAATGCCGAAGAGATTGAAAATGCAGTACATGATATTATTTCCACGATTCCTTTTAAAAGGCAGGGTGAGCCCACAGAAATTGCCAATAGCGTGCTGTTTCTGGCTTCGGAGGAGGCTTCTTACATTCATGGGGCGGAAATTAAAGTAGATGCGGGAATTTCCGTCATAAGATAA
- a CDS encoding anthranilate synthase component I family protein yields MTTQKIKIKTGSRKTLGDLYTPMNIYLQIRDRFRDTILLESSDSKNIDHNFSFIAVNAVAGIEVKNLTEFEVKLPGSDPVKQLIGERNITDIFDEFQSIFDCEITHDPIEQTAQSLFGYTSFEAVQFFEDISLKPQSPEVEIPILRYRLYQYVIAINHYNDEMHIIENQIPGLKSELYLLENLIRNQNTPVYPFEKDGSETSNLTDEEYIELVKTAQKHCMRGDVFQLVLSRRFEQKFKGDEFNVYRALRNINPSPYLFFFDYGNYKLFGSSPESQLIIKDNKAVIHPIAGTFKRTGHLETDLQSIEALKNDPKENAEHTMLVDLARNDLGKLGKNVTVTKLKEIQLFSHVIHMVSEVTADLPENLNPLDMVSATFPQGTLSGAPKHRALQLIDQYEKDSRGYYGGCIGMIGLNGTCNQAIMIRTFLSRNNTLYYQAGAGLVAKSIPESELQEVNNKLNALKKAVDKAGKLVMN; encoded by the coding sequence ATGACCACTCAGAAAATAAAAATAAAAACCGGCTCAAGAAAAACATTGGGAGATCTTTATACCCCGATGAACATTTATCTCCAGATCAGGGACAGGTTCCGGGATACTATCCTTCTGGAAAGTTCAGATTCCAAGAATATTGATCATAATTTTTCATTTATTGCAGTGAATGCCGTGGCAGGAATTGAAGTCAAAAACCTTACTGAATTTGAGGTAAAACTTCCCGGCTCAGATCCTGTAAAGCAATTGATAGGTGAACGTAATATCACTGATATTTTTGATGAATTCCAAAGTATTTTCGATTGTGAAATTACACATGATCCTATTGAACAAACGGCCCAGAGCCTTTTCGGATATACAAGTTTTGAAGCTGTACAGTTTTTCGAAGACATCAGTTTAAAGCCGCAGAGCCCTGAAGTGGAAATCCCCATTCTCCGTTACAGATTATACCAATACGTGATAGCCATCAATCATTATAATGATGAAATGCATATTATTGAAAATCAGATTCCCGGTTTAAAATCTGAGCTTTATCTGCTGGAAAACCTGATCAGAAACCAGAACACTCCCGTCTACCCTTTCGAAAAAGATGGCAGTGAAACCTCCAATCTTACTGATGAAGAATACATCGAACTGGTAAAAACAGCACAGAAACACTGCATGAGAGGTGATGTTTTCCAACTGGTTTTAAGCAGGAGGTTTGAGCAGAAATTCAAAGGGGATGAATTCAATGTGTACAGAGCGTTGAGAAATATCAATCCTTCCCCGTATCTTTTCTTTTTCGATTACGGGAATTATAAATTATTCGGTTCCAGTCCCGAAAGCCAGTTGATCATCAAAGACAATAAAGCCGTTATTCACCCTATTGCCGGAACCTTTAAAAGAACCGGGCATCTGGAAACCGACCTTCAATCCATTGAAGCCTTAAAAAATGATCCGAAAGAAAATGCGGAACACACCATGCTGGTAGATTTAGCAAGAAATGACCTTGGTAAACTGGGCAAAAATGTAACCGTTACCAAGCTGAAAGAGATTCAGCTTTTTTCCCATGTCATTCACATGGTAAGCGAAGTTACTGCCGATCTTCCTGAAAATCTTAATCCTCTTGATATGGTTTCAGCAACCTTTCCCCAGGGAACTTTAAGTGGTGCTCCGAAGCACAGAGCCCTTCAACTGATCGACCAGTATGAAAAAGATTCCCGCGGCTATTATGGCGGATGTATCGGTATGATAGGATTAAACGGAACCTGCAACCAGGCCATTATGATCCGTACTTTTTTAAGCAGAAACAATACCCTTTATTATCAGGCCGGAGCCGGACTGGTCGCAAAATCCATCCCTGAAAGTGAACTGCAGGAAGTCAACAACAAATTAAATGCATTGAAAAAAGCAGTTGACAAAGCTGGTAAATTAGTAATGAATTAA
- a CDS encoding short chain dehydrogenase, producing MKIVLVGGNGTIGKKVKESLQDTHEVITAGRNSGDIRVDISDKNSILKMFEELKTIDACVCTAGTGFYGDYYSMTEEDMLPGIQGKLIGQMNLVLIGKNFLSREGSFTLTSGIASEHPAKNGTAVAMINGAVNSFVLASAQELKNGLRINAVSPGLVEDSFERYKGLFPGYNLAPMSKIVNAYILSILGAVNGKVLKVYS from the coding sequence ATGAAAATAGTATTGGTAGGTGGTAACGGAACCATCGGGAAAAAAGTAAAAGAATCTTTACAGGATACTCATGAAGTAATTACAGCCGGCAGAAACAGCGGAGACATCAGGGTAGATATTTCTGATAAAAATTCAATTCTAAAAATGTTTGAAGAGCTGAAAACCATTGATGCCTGTGTATGCACGGCAGGAACCGGTTTTTATGGTGATTATTATTCAATGACGGAAGAAGATATGTTGCCCGGAATACAAGGAAAGCTAATAGGCCAGATGAATCTTGTACTTATCGGGAAAAACTTCCTGTCCAGAGAAGGTTCATTTACCCTCACATCCGGAATCGCCTCAGAGCATCCTGCAAAAAACGGAACCGCAGTAGCCATGATTAACGGAGCTGTTAACAGTTTCGTACTTGCATCGGCACAGGAACTGAAAAACGGTTTGAGAATTAATGCCGTAAGCCCCGGACTTGTTGAAGACAGCTTCGAAAGGTATAAAGGTTTATTTCCCGGGTATAATCTCGCTCCGATGAGTAAGATAGTCAATGCCTATATTTTAAGCATTTTGGGAGCTGTAAATGGCAAGGTTTTAAAAGTTTACTCATAA
- the trpC gene encoding indole-3-glycerol phosphate synthase TrpC — MTILDKIIERKKEEIAVSKAKISIDGLKNSEFFGRQNLSLKESVQNKSGIIAEFKRKSPSKGIINDKVQPLEVVSAYENFGASGISILTDTDFFGGSFDDILKVRNHINIPVLRKDFMVDEYQFYEAKSIGADAVLLIAACLSPGQVLEFTQLAHQLGMETLLEIHTEDELKHFNAEIDLVGINNRNLKDFKVDLQHSVLLKDQLPKGVVSVAESGIYNVEDFKYLKEKGFDGFLMGEYFMKNEDPAGKFAEFASNITV; from the coding sequence ATGACAATACTGGATAAAATTATTGAAAGGAAAAAAGAAGAAATTGCGGTTTCAAAGGCGAAAATTTCAATTGACGGTCTTAAGAATTCTGAATTTTTTGGAAGACAAAATTTATCCCTTAAAGAATCCGTTCAAAACAAAAGCGGAATTATTGCTGAATTTAAAAGAAAATCCCCTTCAAAAGGAATCATCAATGATAAAGTTCAGCCTTTGGAAGTTGTTTCTGCCTATGAAAACTTTGGAGCATCCGGGATTTCAATCCTGACGGATACAGATTTTTTCGGAGGAAGCTTTGATGATATTTTAAAGGTAAGAAACCATATTAACATTCCTGTCCTCAGAAAAGATTTCATGGTGGACGAATACCAGTTTTATGAAGCCAAAAGTATCGGTGCCGATGCTGTTTTACTGATTGCAGCCTGCCTTTCTCCCGGTCAGGTTCTTGAATTTACGCAATTAGCACATCAGCTTGGTATGGAAACCCTTCTGGAAATTCATACAGAAGATGAGCTGAAACATTTCAATGCTGAGATTGATCTTGTGGGCATCAATAATAGAAATTTAAAGGATTTCAAGGTTGATCTTCAGCATTCCGTTCTTTTAAAAGACCAGCTTCCGAAAGGTGTTGTATCTGTTGCAGAAAGTGGAATTTACAATGTCGAAGATTTTAAATATTTAAAGGAAAAAGGATTTGATGGTTTCCTGATGGGAGAATATTTTATGAAAAATGAAGATCCGGCAGGCAAATTCGCTGAGTTTGCTTCCAACATAACTGTTTAG
- a CDS encoding protein-glutamine glutaminase translates to MKKFLLSVMVFVAAMSFNSCTDSGAEQQMSQNETIDKTFTDLGKTIPVGIEDENGTLKVSFIVTAQFYTITPTEENEKYISLIREAVKNETPIQVFIKPNTHEITKVEKGNEEDIRFFKSAYTKQAKSETNKLTSVLPNVATLNSMFNLIKNQACGTSTASSPCITFRYPVDGCYARAHKMRQILINNGYDCEKQFVYGNLKASTGTCCVSWSYHVAILVSYKNASGVTEKRIIDPSLFSSGPVTDTAWRNACINTSCGSASVSSYANTTGSVYYRSPSASYLYDDNLINTNCVLTKFSLLSGCSPSPAPSVASCGF, encoded by the coding sequence ATGAAAAAATTTCTTTTATCAGTAATGGTATTTGTGGCAGCTATGTCATTTAATTCCTGTACGGACTCCGGTGCAGAACAGCAGATGAGTCAGAACGAAACAATCGACAAAACATTTACAGATCTTGGAAAAACCATTCCGGTAGGGATAGAAGATGAAAACGGGACACTGAAAGTATCATTTATTGTTACTGCACAGTTCTACACCATTACGCCAACGGAGGAAAATGAAAAGTACATCAGCCTGATCCGGGAAGCTGTAAAAAATGAAACTCCTATCCAGGTTTTTATCAAACCCAACACTCATGAAATTACCAAAGTAGAGAAAGGGAATGAGGAAGATATCCGCTTTTTCAAATCTGCCTATACCAAGCAGGCTAAAAGTGAAACCAACAAGTTAACCAGTGTTCTTCCTAATGTGGCTACCTTAAACAGTATGTTCAACCTGATCAAAAACCAGGCCTGCGGTACTTCCACAGCATCTTCACCGTGCATCACATTCAGATATCCTGTAGACGGATGTTACGCAAGAGCCCACAAAATGCGACAAATCCTGATTAACAACGGCTACGACTGTGAGAAACAGTTTGTATACGGAAATTTAAAAGCATCTACAGGAACATGCTGCGTATCATGGAGTTATCACGTTGCCATTCTGGTAAGCTATAAAAATGCATCAGGTGTTACTGAAAAAAGAATCATAGATCCTTCCCTATTCTCTAGCGGACCTGTTACAGATACTGCCTGGAGAAATGCCTGTATCAATACTTCGTGTGGATCCGCGTCCGTATCTTCCTATGCGAATACTACAGGGAGCGTGTATTACAGAAGCCCGTCAGCATCTTATCTTTATGATGATAATTTAATCAATACCAATTGTGTACTGACTAAATTCTCATTACTTTCAGGGTGCTCTCCATCGCCGGCCCCAAGTGTGGCAAGCTGTGGATTCTAA
- a CDS encoding anthranilate synthase component II — MKVLVFDNYDSFTYNLVQIIEKILGQEVDVVRNDQITLEEIGKYDKIILSPGPGIPEEAGILLNLIREYAPTKSILGVCLGQQAIAEAFGGSLINLSEIFHGVATSAELVKENTKIFKNLSSGIEVGRYHSWAVNPEGFPEELEITAVDKDGMIMALQHKTYDVHGVQFHPESILTPDGEVIIKNFLLH, encoded by the coding sequence CTGAAAGTCCTCGTTTTCGATAACTATGACAGTTTTACCTATAACCTGGTTCAGATCATTGAAAAAATTCTGGGACAGGAAGTGGATGTTGTAAGAAATGATCAGATCACTCTGGAAGAGATCGGGAAATATGATAAAATTATTCTTTCCCCTGGCCCGGGAATTCCGGAAGAAGCAGGCATTCTGCTGAACCTCATCAGAGAATATGCTCCTACGAAAAGTATTCTGGGAGTGTGTCTCGGGCAGCAGGCCATTGCGGAGGCTTTTGGAGGAAGCCTGATCAATCTCTCAGAAATTTTCCATGGGGTGGCAACTTCTGCCGAACTGGTTAAGGAAAATACCAAGATTTTTAAGAACCTGTCTTCGGGAATAGAAGTGGGAAGGTATCACAGCTGGGCAGTAAATCCTGAAGGTTTTCCGGAAGAGCTGGAAATTACCGCGGTAGATAAAGATGGGATGATTATGGCATTGCAGCATAAAACCTATGATGTTCACGGCGTACAGTTCCATCCTGAAAGCATTTTAACTCCTGATGGAGAGGTTATCATCAAAAATTTCCTTTTACATTGA
- a CDS encoding phosphoribosylanthranilate isomerase encodes MNKDQQSKLKVCGLTQLDQIQELISMKTDFLGFIFYEKSPRYVLNHLNLQDISKIDHPGKTGVFVNEKTDKIADIAEKAGLNLIQLHGDENEDFIAELKQNIGSEIKIIKVIRVGGNDRETIKKIQQMMNSYLSIADYFLFDTDSKAFGGTGKQFDWMILNELEIPLPYFLSGGISEENIKDTAHLLRKPFVTDINSKFELQPGIKDLEKIKKFISKAF; translated from the coding sequence ATGAATAAAGATCAGCAATCTAAACTGAAAGTATGCGGATTGACACAATTGGACCAGATTCAAGAGCTGATATCCATGAAAACAGATTTTCTTGGGTTTATTTTCTATGAAAAATCACCAAGATATGTTCTGAATCACTTGAATCTGCAGGATATCTCAAAAATTGACCATCCGGGAAAAACAGGAGTTTTTGTCAATGAAAAAACAGATAAAATTGCAGATATCGCAGAAAAAGCAGGATTAAACCTGATCCAGCTTCACGGTGACGAAAATGAGGATTTTATTGCTGAATTAAAGCAGAATATAGGATCAGAAATTAAAATTATAAAGGTGATACGAGTTGGAGGCAATGACCGGGAAACCATAAAAAAAATACAACAAATGATGAACTCCTACCTTTCAATAGCAGATTACTTCCTTTTTGATACGGACAGTAAAGCCTTTGGAGGAACAGGAAAACAGTTCGACTGGATGATACTGAATGAATTGGAGATCCCGCTTCCCTATTTTTTAAGTGGTGGAATATCAGAGGAAAATATAAAAGATACAGCCCATCTGCTCAGGAAGCCTTTTGTAACAGATATCAATTCAAAATTTGAACTGCAACCGGGAATAAAAGACCTGGAAAAAATAAAAAAATTCATTTCGAAAGCGTTCTGA